In Pelodictyon luteolum DSM 273, the genomic stretch TTGCTCCGAGCGCAACAGCCGCCCAGGTGGTCGGGAGCCCGGTTTCATGGCCGGAATAGCCGATCGGTACCCCCGGATAGAGCGACTTGAGGCTCGATATCATTTTGAGGTTGAGCTCCTCGACCGGACAGGGATAGGTTGAGTTGGTATGGGCGATAAGGAGGTTTTCGGACCCGAGCTCATTGACGGCGGCCTCAACCTCATCCATGGTCGACATGCCCGTTGAAATGATGAGGGGACGGCCGGTGCCCTTCGTTTTCCGGAGCAGGGGCAGATCGGTGAGCGAGGCCGAGGCCGCCTTGTAGCATGGCGGCTCGAATGCCTCCATGAAATCAACCGCCTCTTCGTCCCAGCACGAAGCAAACCAGAGGATATTGTTTTGCCTGCAGCAGCGGTCGATCTCGGCGTACTCCTCCGCTCCGAACTCAACCTTGTAACGGTAGTTGATGTAGGTCATCCGGCCCCAGGGTGTATCGCGCTCGATGTCCCGCTGATTCTCCGGCACGCAGAGATCCGGAGTCCTTTTCTGAAACTTCACGGCATCGCATCCGGCAATGGCCGCGCTCTCTATGAGCTTTTTTGCGACATCGAGGGACCCGTTGTGATTGATGCCTATCTCGGCGATGATGAAAACGGGCTGGCCGTCACCGACAGCCCTGCCACCTATGTTCACTGCTTGCATTGCTCTTTTGTGATAACGATGAAAAAATACTGGTCGGCCGACCCTGCCTAAAGGCTTCTCAGGCGAAGGAGCCATTCGGCGAAATCCCTGAATGCCCCGTACCCTCCGTCCGCTGCGGCCCGGTAATGAACAAGGGGTTCGACAAACGATGTAGCGTCACCGGGACATGCCACGAGGCCCTCGGGCGCGATAGCCTCCATGATCTCCACATCGTTGACATCGTCCCCGATGTAGGCCAGTTCGGACAGCTGCAGACCGGTTTCCATAAGGACAGCCTCAAGCATCGCCCGCTTGTCCTTGACGCCGAGGTACAGGCGGGTCATGCCGAGCTTTTCGGCACGCTTCCTGATGCTCGGGGACACTTCCCCCGTCATTACTGCGGTATCAATGCCGTGAAGACGCAGACGCTCAACCCCCATCCCGTCACGGATAGAGTAGCGCTTCATCACCTCCCCGGACTCGGAATAATAGACGCCGTTGTCGGTGAACACACCGTCATTGTCGGAAATAACGAGCCGAATCTGGGCAGCACGGGTCGCAAGCGTTGCAAAAGGCAGTGAAAGCATAGGGATCAGCGTATCATGGATCTGCCCCCGGAAAGCCTCTTAGAGACTCCGTACCCCGGGGAGCAGGGGGACTGTTTCTGCCGCAGAATATATGAACATTTTGGTCATTTTCCGGCATGCGCATTAAAAGCGAACCAGGGCGGCAAAAAGCTGTCAACAAGTTATCAACATTCCATACACATCAGGAAGCAGTGTTGTCAACAGCACACCACGAATTACGCCAGAAGGGTAAAAGAACATAAAAACCCCCATAAAGCACTACATAAAGACAACTTAGAAATGTATACCCCCTTAACATCCTACCGCCATGACCTGATAAAAGAGTTTCAGATACGCCCTTCATGAAAGTTGTCAACACCGGAAGCGCCGTTCATGGGCAAGCTGCTAAAGGCCCCGGGGCACTTTCACGCCACAGAGTACGCCACGGGGGATGCCGTGCCGTAATAATGATCCCGGACCCCCATGCCGCATCGTCCATCCGCCCCCGGTTCTGCATCAAGGGGAGCTCAGCTATTCGGCCAACAGCACTCTTCTGCAGGCCTGCAGCTCTTTTTTCCGTTTACTTGAAGCGACAGGATAGCTGAGATCCAGCCCCTTGAAGAGATCAAGCAGTATGGAGGAAACAATCAGCCGGGCGTTGCGCTTGTCATCGGCCGGAACCATGTACCAGGGGGCATCGGCACTGCTTGTCGCCGACAGGCAGGCGGCATACGCTGCCATGTATTCATCCCAGTATCGGCGTTCCTCGATGTCGTTCATGCTGAACTTCCAGTTCTTGGCCGGCTTGTCAATCCGTTTCAGGAACCGACGCCGCTGCTCCTCTTTTGAAAGGTGGAGAAAAAACTTCACGATCCGGGTACCATTGGCGTGAAGATGGCGTTCCATGTCGTTGATCGAGCGGAAGCGGGCTTCCCATACATCCTCCTTCCGGGGGTGACCGTTGGCGATTCCTTCGCTCTCAAGGATTTCGGGGTGAACGCGGACTATCAGCACCTCTTCATAGTAAGACCGGTTGAAGATGCCGATACGGCCCCGGGAGGGAAGGGCGCAGGTGGTGCGCCATAGAAAGTCATGGGCGTGCTCCTCCATCGAGGGATGCTGGAAACTGTGGACCTCGCATCCCTGGGGATTGACACCGGTCATGACGTGACGGATGCAACTGTCCTTTCCTGCCG encodes the following:
- a CDS encoding KdsC family phosphatase, with the protein product MLSLPFATLATRAAQIRLVISDNDGVFTDNGVYYSESGEVMKRYSIRDGMGVERLRLHGIDTAVMTGEVSPSIRKRAEKLGMTRLYLGVKDKRAMLEAVLMETGLQLSELAYIGDDVNDVEIMEAIAPEGLVACPGDATSFVEPLVHYRAAADGGYGAFRDFAEWLLRLRSL
- a CDS encoding N-acetylneuraminate synthase family protein, with the translated sequence MQAVNIGGRAVGDGQPVFIIAEIGINHNGSLDVAKKLIESAAIAGCDAVKFQKRTPDLCVPENQRDIERDTPWGRMTYINYRYKVEFGAEEYAEIDRCCRQNNILWFASCWDEEAVDFMEAFEPPCYKAASASLTDLPLLRKTKGTGRPLIISTGMSTMDEVEAAVNELGSENLLIAHTNSTYPCPVEELNLKMISSLKSLYPGVPIGYSGHETGLPTTWAAVALGATFVERHVTLDRAMWGSDQAASVEISGMSRLVENIRDIEKAMGDGIKRVYAGEAAARKKLRRS
- a CDS encoding ADP-polyphosphate phosphotransferase — encoded protein: MDSLLDTSVFCAAPGETLDLSSRPTLVEPLYSSGKHYRELLSAHVTSLSELQEVHYADNRYAVLLVFQAMDAAGKDSCIRHVMTGVNPQGCEVHSFQHPSMEEHAHDFLWRTTCALPSRGRIGIFNRSYYEEVLIVRVHPEILESEGIANGHPRKEDVWEARFRSINDMERHLHANGTRIVKFFLHLSKEEQRRRFLKRIDKPAKNWKFSMNDIEERRYWDEYMAAYAACLSATSSADAPWYMVPADDKRNARLIVSSILLDLFKGLDLSYPVASSKRKKELQACRRVLLAE